One genomic segment of Hordeum vulgare subsp. vulgare chromosome 2H, MorexV3_pseudomolecules_assembly, whole genome shotgun sequence includes these proteins:
- the LOC123429063 gene encoding uncharacterized protein LOC123429063, whose translation MEVAISAVVGEIASRFISFLLNKYHLKPSLSEEEELMERLQHLLTRVSMVVEEADARYITNSGMLLQLQMFSEAMYRGYRVLDTSRYRTLQDSAGFDEVSIKDSSSSSMYLAIPLKRSRTTTEKDDKARCLESLGALGSLEVAIANMAEFVLLLGACERMSRRPYDIYLYTDNFMFGRHAEKQKVLSFLLQHRPAGDAPAILPIIGGAKVGKKTLVAHVCGDERVRSCFSSVLHLSGDGLLRHRRTISGMKMLVVIEFASDVSDDDWKNFHSFLITMGRGSHIIIISRIQRLARFGSVKPIFLSVLSYDEWRYLFKTLAFGSVDPAEHPRLLKIADEVAKQLHTQGSLVATNAYADLLRRNLNAQFWHCILDKGIRMIKRNIAMYGVHPSMLIEQGHPVDITDFAMHPLSMIPCTTNVSIKKESPSVTFGELLADPSVRPKEDFILISWESRIPPHNSFANFVISRAQDTHEGSALPGRKRRGVPT comes from the coding sequence ATGGAGGTTGCTATATCTGCAGTTGTAGGTGAAATTGCAAGCCGTTTCATCTCCTTCCTGTTGAACAAGTATCACTTGAAGCCTTCACTCTCAGAGGAAGAAGAGCTGATGGAGAGGTTGCAGCACCTCCTGACGAGAGTAAGCATGGTCGTTGAGGAGGCGGATGCGCGGTACATAACCAACTCCGGGATGTTGTTGCAGCTCCAGATGTTCTCAGAGGCCATGTATAGAGGATACCGCGTCTTGGACACCTCGAGGTACCGAACCCTCCAAGACAGTGCAGGCTTCGATGAGGTTAGCATCAAAGACTCATCTAGCAGCAGCATGTATTTAGCAATTCCTTTAAAGCGTTCTCGAACAACAACCGAGAAGGATGATAAGGCCAGGTGCCTCGAGTCTCTAGGTGCCTTGGGAAGTTTAGAAGTTGCTATTGCTAACATGGCAGAATTTGTTCTGCTTCTGGGTGCATGCGAGCGCATGTCTCGTAGGCCATATGACATCTATCTTTACACCGACAACTTTATGTTCGGCCGGCATGCTGAAAAGCAAAAAGTCTTGAGCTTCTTGTTGCAGCACAGACCTGCTGGTGATGCACCAGCCATTCTTCCGATCATAGGTGGTGCCAAAGTTGGGAAGAAAACTTTGGTTGCTCATGTGTGTGGCGATGAAAGGGTCCGTTCGTGCTTCTCTTCTGTTTTGCACTTGAGTGGCGATGGTCTTTTGAGGCATCGAAGGACCATATCTGGGATGAAGATGCTTGTAGTTATTGAGTTTGCTTCTGATGTAAGTGATGATGACTGGAAAAACTTCCACTCATTTCTCATAACAATGGGCAGAGGAAGCcatataatcatcataagtagaattcaaaGATTAGCCAGATTTGGATCGGTGAAACCGATTTTTCTAAGTGTTCTGTCTTATGACGAGTGGAGGTACCTATTCAAGACATTGGCATTCGGGAGCGTAGACCCGGCAGAACATCCACGCCTACTAAAAATAGCAGATGAAGTTGCCAAGCAGTTGCACACACAAGGTTCACTCGTCGCAACAAATGCTTATGCAGATTTGTTGAGAAGAAATCTCAATGCTCAGTTTTGGCATTGCATATTGGACAAGGGAATAAGAATGATTAAAAGAAACATCGCCATGTATGGTGTGCATCCAAGCATGCTTATAGAACAAGGACACCCGGTGGACATAACAGACTTTGCTATGCATCCACTTAGCATGATACCTTGTACGACTAATGTTTCAATCAAGAAGGAATCACCAAGTGTGACATTTGGGGAGTTGCTAGCAGATCCTAGTGTTAGACCGAAAGAAGACTTCATTCTAATTTCGTGGGAATCAAGGATACCCCCTCATAATTCATTTGCTAATTTTGTTATAAGTCGTGCTCAGGACACACATGAAGGGAGTGCCTTGCCAGGGAGGAAGCGACGAGGTGTGCCAACTTAA